Below is a window of Gracilinanus agilis isolate LMUSP501 unplaced genomic scaffold, AgileGrace unplaced_scaffold20044, whole genome shotgun sequence DNA.
CCCCCCCACCGGCCCCAGCCCCCCCAGAGGCAGCCGGCGCCCCTTTGGGCCCCAAGCCCCTCCTCTGAGAACCTAGTGCTCGGGTGAGGGCCTGGCCGGGGCGCTGGGGAGGGGAGATCTGGGCCCGGCCCGCTGCCAGCACCAGGGACCTattcccctcccctctgccccttCCCAGCGACTCCAGGGCGTCCCCCGGGGTTCGCGGAACTGGCCCGGGAGGCAGGGCCCCGGGGAGGGGAGGGGCGTGAGCAGGCTCAGCCGGGGGCTCCCCCTCAGCCCCACCTCCCGCTCCCTGCTCTCCCTCTGCCCTGCCCCCTCCCGCCTTTTCTGGGCTCTTTCTTCTTCGTGTCCTCCCCCTCTGCTGTCCCATCTTCCCGTGCGCTGGGGGCCTGGCCCTTCCCAGCCCGGAGGAGTTTGTGTGTAAAACCCGAGTCTCTCCAGGCCAGTCCCGGCCATTTGTGATTGAATAAACAATTGCAAAGACTCTTGGGCCAGGCTTGGTATGGTGTGGGCAGCCCTGAGTGCCCCCAACCCAAGGGCAATACTGCCGGGCCACACAGCATGGCCCTGTGCCCCCTCAAGGGCCTCCCCATTCCCTCCAGGCACAAAGAATGTCAGGATAGAGAACTGAGAGTCCTTTGGGATCATCTTGTTGgatatcctcatttaacagatgagaaaactgaggctggagaAAGATGAccagcccaaggtcacacagccaagcaGAACTGGAGAGCAAAGCCAGGTTCTGAGGCTCCAGGCTCACTGCCTGCCTTGGGACAACAAGCACTGGTCTGAGAGGAGACTCAGACCCTCGCCAAAGAGGGAGAAGCTAGTGAGACTGGGCATGAACAAATGAATGGGCTTCTGAGGGAGGAGTGAGCTCCCCATCGGTGGGGATCTTCAAACAAAGGCAGAATGACTTCTTGCCAAAGGGTCCCAATGAGGGCCCGAGATGCTGCAGGGTTCCCGAACCAAATTTTGagtgaagacctgggttctaatcctagtGTGACCTCAGCACCCAAGGTGTGAACTCTCAGATGCTTCTTTAGGGGAAAGGATGGGCCTAGAGAGCAGAACAAAACCACCTTCGGCCTGATACAAAGCCCGCCAGGCAGCCCCTGTTCCTTGGCCCAAGCAGCTGGAAGCTAGCCCTGGTCCTGGGGGGCCCAGAGCCTCCCTTCTTAGGGTAGCCTCTGGCCACTGGAGCTCAGAGGCTGGGGGTGCCTCAAGGCCAGGTAAGGATCCTGGATGGGCTTTGGCCATCCCGGGAGGCAGGAGTCCCCCACCAATGCTGGTGGATCCCTGGACTGACCGGctgccctctccccctcccccctccctctggACTCTGAGCACCGAAGGAGACAGCGtgtgtaaagcacttggcaagcTTTAACTCGAGGCTGCAGCAACATTAGCCTCCTCAGCCGTGGGGGCCTGGCCGGGGGCCTCAGCGGCCTCCTGAGAGCCCGACAGCCCAAGGAGTCTAGGGGTCGCCGAGTCCTCGCTGCCCTCTCCCGCCCAGGCTGCAGGGGCTCCTGCCTGTCCCTGGCTGGCcgttccttcccccctcctcggACCCTCTTAGGGTCCTGGCCAGCTCTCACTACTCGAGTCCGGGGCTCGCTTGCCAGGAATGAGGGACAGATGGGGCTGAACCAATTCAAATCTTCAATGTAAAGGGAAATAACCATCGTCGTCTTCATGGCGCTCTTCCTCGGGGGAAGGAGATCCCGTGTGGGTCACCGGACCAGGTGAAAGGTCAGCCAGTAGATAATCATGGGCTGGAAGGCGGCCGCAGCCAGGGTCAGGTAGAGCTGGAGGCGCTGCCTGGGGGCGGGGCCCCCCACCCCGTCAGAGCCCAGGGAGGTCATCCGCAGTGAGCGCACCTATGGGAGACGCACCTTCAGGGCGGGCCGGGTGCTCCCTGGCTGGGGGAGGGGCAGACACCCCGGAACCACTCGGCCCAGGGAGGGGAttagaggggagaagggagggctGGGCTGGCCCCTCTGCCCCGGGTTCAGGACTCACTATGAAATACATGAGGGCGGCGGAGGTCCAGGCGAGGGCCACGTAGTAGCCGTCACTGCCGAAGAGCAGCCCTGTGAGCACGCTCAGGATCATCCTGGGGAGGAGAAGACAGTTGGGGCCCCCTCACCTGTCACCTCCCGGGGGGCTCTGGAGGCCTCTCCCCACCAAAGGGAACCCACAGTTAGGGAAACGCTCCCCAGGAAGTCATCGCTCCCTCCCTGGCTTccgtttccccatcagtaaaacgAGAAGTTTGAACCAAATATTCCGAGTCCCCCAGCTCTGGGgggacattctctgttctaagatcttcccaggaggcagttgggtggctccaaggatagagctctgggccggGAGTtgggaaagcctgagttcaaatccagcctcagccacttactaatTACACGACccggacaagccacttaaccctcatttgccttaatccagtggagaaggaaaaggcaaaccgtTCGCTGCTCCGCCGTCCCAGGCCGGAGCTTCCTCCTCGTGCTAATAGTCGGGACTCGTGGCTCTGGCAGCCACGACCCGCCACGGGCCTGCCCGGCGGCCTTTCCCTAAAGCCCTCTCCTGTGCTCGAGGGCCTTCGCCCGACTGCCGGCTCTGGGCCGACACGCGCTTCCTGGGGGCTCTGCGGGGCCCACAAGCCCATCAGTGCAGCCGGGAGAGGCCCGAGAGGACAAAAAGCTCCCAAGGGAGGAAGGCTCGGTCGGGACGGCACTGAGGGccccccaccaccccaccccTGCACTCTGCTCCCCAACCCTGCCATCCCCCCATCCGTCAGCCTCTCCATCTCCTACCTTCCTTCCAACACAGCCCGTTGCCGTCCTGAGAAGCCCCTGACGAGGCCCCCCTTGGCCTCTTGCTCTCGGCCCTAATCCCCGCCGCCATGCTCAGCCCCGCGCTCCCTCCCAGGGTATCTCCTCCGCTGGCTCTGGGGCTTCTCCCACCTCCTCGCGGCCGCCCCCTCCCAGAGGAGCCCCGGATGGACGCAGGCCGGGCCAGGCCCTCAGAGCCCAGAGCAAGGGACGTCCAGGCCCACATCCCGGGGCGGCCGCTCTCCCCGACACGCTTCTCTTCGTTCCAGCCTTGCTAGGCCTGCAGACGGGCCTCATCCCTCCTAGCCTGGAGCCTCGCCGTCTGTCCTGCCTGCACACTCTCCCCCCTAGCTCTCCCCTGCCCTCCCTGGGACCCCTCCTCGGCCCACTGGCCCTGCTGCCTCTCACTCCGGTCAAACAGACCTTCCCACGagaccctccccctcccctctccatgcctttgcattggcAGTGCCCACACCAGGAAGCCCCCCACCAGGCACCCCCCCACGCACTGGGCCTCTCCCCAGCAGGCAGGGCCCAGTTCAGCCTTCACCACTCGGTCCCTGACCCGCAACAAATCCTACTGAGCGCCGCCATCCCCCGAGGCTCAGGCAGGGGGGCAGCGAAGGACCCACGAGGGGAGCGGCTCACCCAGAGTCACAGGGTCAGCTTCCTCCGACCACCCCAAAAGCACTGCTTTGACCCCCTTCCCCAGACTGCCCCCCGAGACTCCCCCTGACCTGAAGCTCCAACTTGGGCACTGCCCCCCCAAACTCACCCCACGTATTTGTAGCCGCTGTAGGCGAGCAGATGGAAGGTGCTCAGGTCACTTCGGACAGTGGCCAGGTAGAGGCCAAGGAGCAGAGCCAGCACCTCGATGACCACCCACACCAGGGCTGTGCTGGCACACAGGCCGAGCACCTCGGGGGAGAACCTGGCCCAAAGCATGGGGGGCCGTCAGTGGAGGAGGTCCTGCCCCTCCTCAAACCCCCCCCCCCGGTCTGTGGGTCTGGATTAACCCCCCAAAACCCAGCCTTGTTAGGCAGGAAACCAGAAAGTCTtgttcccatttgacagatgaggagactgaggcaggattagaacccagggctCCTCCCGCCATCATCCTCATGGCAGGGAACATGGGGGGGCCCTTTGCGGGAGACAGTGCCACCCACCTTTTCTGAATCCCCAGCGCCATCCCGGCCAAGAGGATGTACGTGATGAAGGCCATCGCTGCGAAGAGTCAGAGAAGCCCGAGTTAGCCGAGGCCAGCCCCCCCTTCTCACCAGCCCCCCTTCTCACCAGCCCCCCCATACTCACTGGGGATGTAGAGGTCGGGGGCGTTGAGGTCCTGCCGAGGGGGCAGCGGCACGTCCCGGCTGTACTGGACCTCCCAGTTCTCGGGGGCAGAGAGAGCACAGAGAGCACGTCAGGGCCCAGAAGCTCTCCTGGACAGCCCGGGAGCCCCCCAGCCCGAGGGGAGCCTCACCTGGTGTGTGTACGGGAAGACGAGCAGCCCCAGCTTCTTGGCCACGTAGGACGTGTCCACCGCGAAGAAGTGTTTGAGCTTGTTCACAGAGACAAATCTGTGGAGCTGCCGACGCGAGAGGCGGCCGAGGtgagaaatgggggggggggggaggctgagAACACAGAACCAGGACTGCGGGGGGAAGGGGGGGCCCTAGGACAGAGCACTGAATGCCGGAGTTGGAGAAGACCTCAGAGCTCACCAAGTCAGCCCCACTTGGGTAGCAAATTGAGCCTCAGGAGAAATAAGCTGCTCCAGATCCTCCCAAAatggaatctgaactcaggtccagtTTCCAGCCCCTCTGCCTGGCCCTCGGCACTGCCTGAGGCCCACGACCTCGTGGGTCAGCTGTCCGGAGGCAGGCGGGGCGGGCCAGCAGAGGAGCCCGGATGGGGGCCAGGCTCCGACACGCACGTGCCCTTCTCCCCACAAAGGCTCCCCCCGGGGCCGGGCTCGCTCACCTCCTTGTGCATCATGTCTTTGCCTTGGGAGGCGATGGAGCTGCCGTAGGACATGGCCATGTTGGCCACAGGATCCTCGAGCAGGTGGTGGACGTTGAAGGCCACATCCGAGCTCTGAGGCGAGTAAGCGCCGGGCTGCGCCGGATACCCCCGGCTCGTGTCATCGAAGAGTGGAGGCGGCTCCGGGGCTG
It encodes the following:
- the YIF1A gene encoding protein YIF1A isoform X2; the encoded protein is MAYHSGYGAQGSKHRARAAPEPPPLFDDTSRGYPAQPGAYSPQSSDVAFNVHHLLEDPVANMAMSYGSSIASQGKDMMHKELHRFVSVNKLKHFFAVDTSYVAKKLGLLVFPYTHQNWEVQYSRDVPLPPRQDLNAPDLYIPTMAFITYILLAGMALGIQKRMILSVLTGLLFGSDGYYVALAWTSAALMYFIVRSLRMTSLGSDGVGGPAPRQRLQLYLTLAAAAFQPMIIYWLTFHLVR
- the YIF1A gene encoding protein YIF1A isoform X1, whose amino-acid sequence is MAYHSGYGAQGSKHRARAAPEPPPLFDDTSRGYPAQPGAYSPQSSDVAFNVHHLLEDPVANMAMSYGSSIASQGKDMMHKELHRFVSVNKLKHFFAVDTSYVAKKLGLLVFPYTHQNWEVQYSRDVPLPPRQDLNAPDLYIPTMAFITYILLAGMALGIQKRFSPEVLGLCASTALVWVVIEVLALLLGLYLATVRSDLSTFHLLAYSGYKYVGMILSVLTGLLFGSDGYYVALAWTSAALMYFIVRSLRMTSLGSDGVGGPAPRQRLQLYLTLAAAAFQPMIIYWLTFHLVR